The window TCTCTACCCAATTCTCATCCGGATCTTTAATCTCaccatttttttgttcttcatccCTTTCTTTGTAGCTGAACGCTAACCCAAACACAATTCAGTTTCAACCTCACTCGCTTTCATCTTCGAAGATAGGCCTGTCAACAGCTCTTCAGTTTTACACACTGAAAACTATTTCTTGTTTCCATTTTCTGGTTTTCATttaatttggtgtttttttttttttttttttaaccggCGGGAGTGACTGAAACTTTTGGTCATTGATCCAATTGCTTCCATTTCCTTCTATGGAAACTCAAATagcttcctcctcctcctcccctCCTTATTGGAAATACGATGTGTACCTTAATTTTCGCGGTGAGGACACCCGCAATGGTTTTACTAGCCATCTCTACCATGCTTTGAATCAAAAGGGTATTTTTACCTTCGTAGACGATATACTTCGGCGTGGAAAAACTATTTTAGCAGAACTCTTAAAAGTAATAGAAGGGTCCAAGTTTGCAATCGTCGTTCTCTCAACAAACTACGCTTCTTCGACGTGGTGCTTGAATGAACTAGTAAAGATTGTTGAATGCATGAAACAGAACAAGTTGACAATTTTGCCAGTCTTTTACCATGTGAATCCCTCTGATGCACGGAACCAGATGGGTATTCTCGCTAGACGGAACCGGACTTTTGCTGAAGCCTTTGCTGAGCATGAAAGAAATCATGTTAACATTAAGGATTTGCAAGCATGGAAGGCTGCTTTGAAAGAAGTCGGCAATATATCCGGATGGCATGTACAACAACATTGGTAACATTTTACATTTGTCTTGACTTCTTTGTAGTTTGTTCACATTATTATATCAATATCGTAATTTCCCACACTCTAAAATTACTCCGATTTTCTTGTGGATTAACTTGaaccagagaaaaaaaattaaatttgtccCTTTTATGTATATTATGACTTAGGAAATTATACGCTTAAGTTGGACTTTGGTTGAAGAACCTTTGCTTAGTTTGAGGCATGGTAGTCTGTTActgaaataacatttttttaattttattttttatattcacataaacttttattgataaaaCAAACTTCAAGACCTGGAAACATCCAATACAGAATCCAAGTCTTGAGAAATGGAGAGAACAAAATGTGGGGGACCTCTTAGAGGATCAAAACAACCCAATACAAAATTAACCAGGGACCAGCGAGCTAGAGCATGTGCTGCTCTAATGGTCTCTCTGCTTCCCCAACAGAAAGATACAACTTGGTATTCAATCTGCATTCTATAGTGAATTGTCGAGTCAAGGAAGCTTTGTTTTTTATAGTCGGCCCTATTGCCTCAAGTCAAATGCTTGCCTTCCTTCAGCTTAGAATGTCTAATACCTATTATCTAAGAAGTGTAGCAGGAGCCTGACTAGGCCAGTATCAGGACATTGTGTTTAGACATATATTTAATCAATAGGCCTGTGGTTTCCAAAGATCGTAATATGCAGGGTATAATCCCATATATACTTCTTTTCGTCCTAGATATCTCATTTAGTCATacccatataattttttatcagcACTTTTCTATTGTTATCGAGTGAcattattaacaaaaattagACATCAACAAGCTAAATATTTCCAAAAGGAAAACTCTGTGAACACCTTCTCTATGAAGAAACTTCTACTCATTTTGCCTCAAGAATAATCATCGGCATATATTTGGAATAATAGATgcatctttatttctttcttttttttttttttcccatctggGTCTATTTCCATTATAAATTAACTAGAACTATCTTcataaaaacttagattttctagAAAAAGTTTTCTTCAAACATGAATACCTATTACCTCCAAAGTTAAATAGAATATGAGTCAAATCAATGGTCAAGATAAAAATACTGTACTATATAAGGTAGTGTTAAAACtaagaatttaattagtatttataacaaatcaagaatattgtaaaatttgagGTCAAATCACATTTtggaaataaacaaatgggagacattttttcaaaattataagttttggatttAAATGGCTATTGGTATGATTTTCAACCATCCATGTCCATGACTATGACAAATATTACTATGACTAACGATGACTAATCTTTTTAACCTCAATTATTATCTCACTAATTTACATTTCTTGTAGAATTTCTTAGGTGAACGATTAAAATGTTTTGGACAAGTAAATAGGCCATAAGCGTAAATATATGGTAAATAATTCAATCGGTGCatttgttcctttttctttttcctattgtgaagattaaagaaaaaggaaaaaaagggtaTGAAAATTAAATCGAAGAAACATACAACAAATGACTTATTAAAATTAAGCACACTCTCAACTCATTAAACTATTATAGTTAGCATGTTTTTCTCACTTGGACTGTATGACATCAAACAAATCAAACCTCAATTACGATGCTATAttaaaaacttttcaaattccCCATTTGCTGAACGAATCTAAGATTGTATTTTGACTGTTTTGTCTCATGTATTTATGCTATACTATACTGTCATCAAATTTATTGTTATGCTATCTTCATTGCAGTTCTGAAGCAGATGTTATCCAAGAAATCGTTCAAAGGGTACTTGGAGAATTGAATCTTATATTATCAAGAACTATTTCCAAAGATCTTAAGCTTGTTGGAATAGAATCCCGTGTGAGGGAAGTGTTGGATTTATATGTAGATGAAAGGCCGGGTGGTGTTCGCTTTGTAGGAATTTGTGGGATGGGTGGAATCGGTAAAACAACTCTTGCAGtagaaatttttaaaagaatttcaGGTAGCTTTGAAGCTAGCAGCTATATTGCTGATGTAAGagaaaaaactgaaaatcaaCATTTAGTTTCTTTACAAAAACAACTTCTTTCTAACATCTTTATGGAAAGTGAAATAAAGATATGGAATGTGCATGAGGGGATCAATATCATTGGGAATAGATTACGTGGTAAGAAGGTTCTTATTGTTCTTGATGATGTTGAGGACCAAAAACAATTAGAAGCTTTGGCTGGGAACCTTGATTGGTTTGGTCCAGGGAGTAGAATCATTGTAACAAGCAGAGATAGCCAATTGTTGAAAAGATGTGGTGTGAATTACATATATGCAGCAAAGGGTTTGAATCCAGATGAAGCTTTGCAACTCCTTAGTTTGAGTGCTTTCAAGAAACCCCATCCTAAAGAAAATTATGTGGATTTGTGTAGGTATTTTGTGAATTACACTAAAGGCCTTCCTTTAGCTCTTAAAGTTTTAGGTTCTTTGTTGTTTACCAAAAGCACCGATGAATGGGAAAGTCTCATAGATAAACTAAAAGCGgaacctgaaaaaaaaattttggacattcTTCAAATAAGTTTTGATGGGCTAATGGAAACccaaaaagaattatttttagatattgcatgttttttcAAAGGAGAGAACAAAGATTGCATAAGAGAGATATTAAAAAGTTTTGGTTACTATCCAGACTACAATATTGGTGTTTTGATGGACAAATCGCTCTTAACCATTAATGAAAATGGAGCTttgtggatgcatgatttaCTACAAGAAATGGGTCAAGATATAGTTCGTCGTGGATCTAAAGAGCCTGGTAGACGTACTAGGTTATGGCTTTATGAGGACGTCCTTCATGTATTGAAGAATAATACTGTAAGTTGACTTGTCTAGACCTAAACTTAGAAAAGTACATATATTCTTACAAATTCTTCTAAGGATCTCTAATTATTCTAATTTCATTAATCTTGGTTATTAGGGAACAGAGGTAGTCGAAGGCATAATGCTAAACGCACCTATTCAAAAAGAGGAGCACTTGGATGCTGAAGTCTTctcaaagatgaaaaaaatgagattgCTTAAAGTGGGTGATATGGGTAATGTGAAACTTCCACAAGGCCTCAATTGTCTTTCTAATGAGTTACGCATTATAGAATGGCATGGATATCCTTTAAGCTTCATGCCAACCAACTTCCAACCAAATAAGCTTGTTGAATTGAAAATGCATTGCAGCAGCATCAAACGACTATGGGATGGAATTATGGTAAGATTGACTTGttcaattttgtattttattccttttcatTAAGGCTtgagtttatttaattttttattggtttataaCAGATTTTAGATGAGTTAAAACTCATTGACTTGCGTAACTCTCAAAACTTGATTGAGACCCCAAATCTAAGTGGAGTCCCAAATCTTAAGCAATTGATTCTTCAAGGTTGTACAGCACTGTCTAAGATTGATCCATCACTTGGAAATCTCAAACAGCTTATTCGATTAGATCTGTCTGGTTGCAAGTGTCTTGAAAGCCTTCCTCACAAGATCAACTTGGAATCTCTTGAAGTTATTATTCTTTCCGGCTGTTCAAGACTAAAGAAGTTTCCAGAGGTTGTAGGAAATATGCCATGTTTGTCTGAACTTTATTTAAATGAGACTGCTATAAAAGATCTACCATTGTCAGTGAAGCATTTAACTGGCCTTATTAAATTGGATCTAACAGATTGCAAAAACCTTTCAAGTCTTCCAAATGCTTGTTATAGTTCAATGTCTCTAAAAATTCTCACTTTATCTGGCTGCTCAAAACTTGAAGAACTACCAGAGAATTTGGGGAATCTCAAAGACTTGGAGGAGTTAGATCTGAGTGGATCTGCTATAAAAGTGCTACCTACGTCCATCAAACTcttaaaaaatctcaaagaacTGTCTCTTCATGGATGTAAAGGGCTATCATTTAAATCCTCGAATAAACTCTTCAGTTTTCCTTTCATGCAACAGAGAAGTCCAGATCCCATGGTCATGTTAGAGTGTTCTTTATCAGGCTTATGGTCCTTGACCAAACTAGACCTAAGTCATTGCAATCTTCAGGCAATTCCTAATGCTTTTGACTGCTTGTCGTCCTTGTTAATATTAAATCTAGAGGGAAATGAATTTATTTGGCTTCCTAAAAGTATGATTCAACTATCAAATCTACAAGATCTTTTTCTTTGTGGTTGCTCGAATCTTCGATCATTGCCAAAGCTTCCATCAAACATTAAGTATATTGATGCATCACAGTGTACCTCACTGGAAACATTATCATCAGGATCAGAATATGATTTTCGGCCAGCACTTCAACTTCTGAATTGTGTCAAATTGATTGAGAATCAAGGCTACGGTTACATGTCAACAATGCTAAGACGTTATTTTATTAATGACAAggtctcttcctctctctctctctctctctctctctctctctctcttttgtgaaGTTCTAAGCATCATTATTTGCATATTTCAGCATTACTATGGGCAAGACAGATTGGCACATTATATCTATGTTCCTGGAGGTGAAATTCCGAAATGGTTTAGACACCAAAATGTGGGGGCTTCAATGAGTCTACAAATGCCTTCAGATTTTTGTAACAAATTGATGGGAATTGCTATgtgcattgtttttgtattccGCCAACATAGACCATTCAAGTCATTTGACCAACTTGATTTTGAAGGTTTGGGGCATAATAAATATACACATAAGCTTTCATGTTCCATTAAATTTAACTATTGCGAAATTTTTGGAGTGGCCGATGGTTTTTCCGAAGAATTTGGTAAGATTGAACGGTATCACCTTTGGCTGCAATATATACCCTCTCAATTCTTTCACAAGGACTGGGAAAAAGCATCGAGTAAAAGCAATGCTAATGGATTCGATGATATTGAGATTGAATTTAAAACATGGGGTCCAGGATTGGAGGTTACAAAATGCGGGGCCCATTTGGTATTCAAGCAAGACGTTGAAGATCTCAAACAAACTATGGTTGGGTCTAGCAGCTGCAGCATCACTCCTTATGAGGATGATTTTGACTGTTCAGCCAGAGATACCATGATTAAGGGAAGCCATGATGACTATGATGGGGAAGGGGCTGAACCTAGTGGAGAAGGTACCTCTAATGATGTAGACGCACCACACCCAAAGTGGATACAGCAACCTAATCTAATTGAAAATTGGATTGAGAATTTCAATTCATGCACGCAATAACAAGGAAACTTAGACAAAAAGGCCAATGGCAGTGTTGGTGATGGAGTGGAACTGGGTTCAGCAACTCAAAAACTGAAAGATTCCAGGAAGGTCACCAGAAAGTAAGTTATTTTCCACTATCTACTTATTTTCTCGTgtgtgttttccttttcttttcccagaaactgtccttttttcttttttctttttcttggtacacatttttttcttgtatGTGACTACTTCTCTGTCTCGCTGCAAGGAAACTTGAGGAAAATTAATGTAGAAAGGGTAAAAACTTTTGAATTCTATCTCCTTTTGATGTTTCAGTTTCGGGCAATTGTAATGCTTGAATAATATGAGCTGAAATAGTGGTGCCAAACTTAGTTCTTGAGTTCTCAACTCTCTGGGTTCCTTTTGGaacatataaattttgttttcttatccCATATTTTTCATAGAATCTGAAAGAGTGACAAAATGCTGGTGATTTTTTCCTATGGTTTTGTTTTCAGAACACATAAGCACGGCTTAAGCAAGCCAGTTGTGTTTGGCTTTGCTGGCAATTTCTTTCCTTGGAATAAAATGCATTTTCCCCTGAGAAAATAGGAGGAGCTTATTGTGGGTTATGTtgttttgtataaattttttctgGAGGTACCAGTTGGAGCTAAGCCAGAAAGCTTTGGATGAGAATATAATTGTGTATTTGGGAAGAGGTTGTGGGGAGACCCACATTGCTGTACTGCTTATACACGAGCTAGGTCAATTGATAAGGAAGCCCCAGAAGTACATATGCGTCTTTTTTGGCCCTACAGTGGTTCTGTTTTGGGAGGTAAgctaatttatcattttttttttttttggtaatttaatgTTCGATTTTTGGTAGTATTTAagtttgaaacattttttttaagcttaTATGGCTGGAACATTGCACAATAACGAAGTGGTGTGCTTTTTGGCTTGGCTGTAGTGGTAGGTGTGTAGGCTGTGAGAAGGGGGTTGGGCTGTTGGTTTTTAGTGCCTATGTATGCAATTTCTCATCATGATTCTAGATTT of the Quercus robur chromosome 10, dhQueRobu3.1, whole genome shotgun sequence genome contains:
- the LOC126702766 gene encoding TMV resistance protein N-like; the encoded protein is METQIASSSSSPPYWKYDVYLNFRGEDTRNGFTSHLYHALNQKGIFTFVDDILRRGKTILAELLKVIEGSKFAIVVLSTNYASSTWCLNELVKIVECMKQNKLTILPVFYHVNPSDARNQMGILARRNRTFAEAFAEHERNHVNIKDLQAWKAALKEVGNISGWHVQQHCSEADVIQEIVQRVLGELNLILSRTISKDLKLVGIESRVREVLDLYVDERPGGVRFVGICGMGGIGKTTLAVEIFKRISGSFEASSYIADVREKTENQHLVSLQKQLLSNIFMESEIKIWNVHEGINIIGNRLRGKKVLIVLDDVEDQKQLEALAGNLDWFGPGSRIIVTSRDSQLLKRCGVNYIYAAKGLNPDEALQLLSLSAFKKPHPKENYVDLCRYFVNYTKGLPLALKVLGSLLFTKSTDEWESLIDKLKAEPEKKILDILQISFDGLMETQKELFLDIACFFKGENKDCIREILKSFGYYPDYNIGVLMDKSLLTINENGALWMHDLLQEMGQDIVRRGSKEPGRRTRLWLYEDVLHVLKNNTGTEVVEGIMLNAPIQKEEHLDAEVFSKMKKMRLLKVGDMGNVKLPQGLNCLSNELRIIEWHGYPLSFMPTNFQPNKLVELKMHCSSIKRLWDGIMILDELKLIDLRNSQNLIETPNLSGVPNLKQLILQGCTALSKIDPSLGNLKQLIRLDLSGCKCLESLPHKINLESLEVIILSGCSRLKKFPEVVGNMPCLSELYLNETAIKDLPLSVKHLTGLIKLDLTDCKNLSSLPNACYSSMSLKILTLSGCSKLEELPENLGNLKDLEELDLSGSAIKVLPTSIKLLKNLKELSLHGCKGLSFKSSNKLFSFPFMQQRSPDPMVMLECSLSGLWSLTKLDLSHCNLQAIPNAFDCLSSLLILNLEGNEFIWLPKSMIQLSNLQDLFLCGCSNLRSLPKLPSNIKYIDASQCTSLETLSSGSEYDFRPALQLLNCVKLIENQGYGYMSTMLRRYFINDKHYYGQDRLAHYIYVPGGEIPKWFRHQNVGASMSLQMPSDFCNKLMGIAMCIVFVFRQHRPFKSFDQLDFEGLGHNKYTHKLSCSIKFNYCEIFGVADGFSEEFGKIERYHLWLQYIPSQFFHKDWEKASSKSNANGFDDIEIEFKTWGPGLEVTKCGAHLVFKQDVEDLKQTMVGSSSCSITPYEDDFDCSARDTMIKGSHDDYDGEGAEPSGEGTSNDVDAPHPKWIQQPNLIENWIENFNSCTQ